From one Desulfonatronum sp. SC1 genomic stretch:
- a CDS encoding winged helix-turn-helix transcriptional regulator: MYGLIYFVKSGMLSSWKWHPTLLIHREYASGVPARLVIERGKVTTYNANHAHGFGTLDPDTFAPYPKNPVIGAFFREIDRADELGSGMRNMMKYGKLYGGADPQLVEGDAFRMIVSVPEAGETGKTSEKTSEKILRAARENPGITIAELAVSIGVSTRSVERNIRKLQDGGRLARVGSDKGGHWEVLD, translated from the coding sequence TTGTACGGGCTGATTTATTTCGTCAAGTCCGGGATGCTATCTTCCTGGAAGTGGCATCCAACTCTGCTGATCCATCGGGAATATGCCAGCGGCGTTCCCGCCCGGCTTGTCATCGAGCGCGGAAAGGTGACAACCTACAATGCCAACCATGCTCATGGCTTTGGCACCCTTGATCCCGACACCTTCGCTCCATATCCCAAGAACCCGGTGATCGGCGCCTTTTTTCGCGAAATCGACCGGGCGGACGAACTCGGCTCCGGCATGCGCAACATGATGAAATACGGCAAGTTGTACGGCGGAGCCGATCCGCAACTTGTCGAGGGAGATGCTTTCCGGATGATAGTCAGCGTTCCCGAAGCGGGTGAAACCGGAAAAACGTCGGAGAAAACGTCGGAGAAGATTTTACGAGCAGCGCGGGAAAATCCTGGCATCACAATCGCAGAGTTGGCTGTATCCATCGGCGTTTCGACCCGTTCTGTCGAGCGAAATATCAGGAAACTACAGGACGGTGGACGGCTGGCCCGCGTGGGCTCAGACAAGGGTGGCCACTGGGAGGTACTGGACTGA
- a CDS encoding Fic family protein has product MQRELQGRYVTISTVGEKAQAFVPAPLPPRPPIDWTPELRGKFDQALLALGRLDSVSTLLPDTSLFLYMYVRKEAVLSSMIEGTQSSLSDLLLYELDQVPGVPLDDVREVSNYVAALDRGLHLLEKGLPLSLRLFREIHAVLLAKGRGDSQAPGEFRRSQNWIGGTRPGNAAFVPPPAAEVLDCMSKLELFLHDQPEPTPVLLKAALAHVQFETIHPFLDGNGRLGRLLITLLLCEQKVLKTPMLYLSLYFKTHRRYYYELLNTVRLTGDWEAWLDFFAEAVIVTATQAVETARQLLDLSNRDRGRISGLGRAATSTLRVHRELMEHPIATSGSLVKKTRITPATVNKALAHLEQLGIVQELTAQKRNRLFSYAGYIEIMSRGTELPER; this is encoded by the coding sequence ATGCAGCGAGAACTTCAAGGCAGATACGTGACCATTTCGACGGTGGGTGAGAAGGCTCAGGCCTTCGTACCCGCGCCGCTGCCACCGCGTCCGCCCATCGACTGGACGCCAGAGCTGCGCGGCAAGTTCGATCAGGCGCTACTGGCACTCGGGCGGCTGGACAGCGTATCGACCTTGCTTCCGGACACATCACTTTTCCTCTACATGTACGTCCGTAAGGAGGCGGTGCTCTCCTCCATGATCGAGGGCACGCAGTCGTCCCTGTCCGACCTTCTTTTGTACGAGCTGGATCAAGTGCCCGGCGTCCCACTGGATGACGTGCGGGAGGTCAGCAACTATGTCGCCGCCCTGGATCGCGGCCTGCACCTGCTGGAAAAAGGGTTGCCTCTTTCGCTTCGGCTGTTTCGCGAAATCCATGCCGTTCTGCTGGCCAAGGGGCGCGGCGACAGCCAAGCCCCTGGTGAGTTCAGGCGCAGCCAGAACTGGATCGGCGGCACGAGACCGGGCAATGCGGCCTTTGTTCCGCCTCCGGCCGCGGAGGTCCTGGATTGCATGAGCAAGCTGGAACTCTTCCTCCACGACCAGCCGGAGCCGACCCCAGTGCTGCTCAAGGCGGCGCTGGCCCATGTCCAGTTCGAAACGATCCACCCGTTTTTGGATGGGAACGGCCGTCTGGGACGTTTGTTGATCACTTTGCTGTTATGTGAACAGAAGGTGCTGAAGACGCCGATGCTCTATCTCAGCCTCTACTTCAAGACGCACCGTCGGTATTACTACGAGCTGCTGAACACCGTGCGCCTGACCGGCGACTGGGAAGCCTGGCTCGACTTCTTCGCCGAGGCGGTGATCGTCACCGCTACCCAGGCCGTGGAAACCGCCCGGCAGCTCCTCGACCTGTCAAACAGGGATCGCGGCAGAATCAGCGGCCTCGGTCGGGCCGCGACATCAACCCTGCGGGTTCACCGGGAGCTGATGGAACATCCCATCGCCACCTCGGGTTCACTGGTGAAGAAAACTCGCATCACCCCGGCCACCGTCAACAAAGCGCTCGCCCACCTGGAACAGCTCGGCATCGTCCAGGAGCTGACCGCCCAAAAACGCAACCGCCTGTTCAGCTATGCGGGGTATATTGAGATCATGAGTCGTGGTACGGAATTGCCTGAGAGGTAG